The following coding sequences lie in one Melospiza melodia melodia isolate bMelMel2 chromosome 10, bMelMel2.pri, whole genome shotgun sequence genomic window:
- the PDHB gene encoding pyruvate dehydrogenase E1 component subunit beta, mitochondrial codes for MAAAAAALRHLALGARLAPHGSGARAPLQRLQQRRGLRLSAPAAIQVTVRDALNQALDEELERDERVFLLGEEVAQYDGAYKISRGLWKKYGDKRVIDTPISEMGFAGIAVGAAMAGLRPVCEFMTFNFSMQAIDQVINSAAKTCYMSAGSIPVPIVFRGPNGASAGVAAQHSQCFAAWYGHCPGLKVVSPWSSEDAKGLLKASIRDDNPVVVLESELLYGVPFEMSEQAQSKEFVVPIGKAKIEKQGTHVTLVAHSRPVGHCLEAAAVLSKEGVECEVINLRTIRPMDIETVEASVVKTNHLVTVEGGWPQFGVGAEICARIMEGPAFNYLDAPAVRVTGADVPMPYAKILEDNSIPQVKDIVFAVKKALNI; via the exons ATGGCGGCGGCTGCGGCGGCCCTGCGGCACCTGGCGCTGGGCGCCCGCCTCGCCCCGCACGGCAGCGGCGCCCGGGCCCCGCTCCAGCGGCTCCAGCAGCGCAGGGGCCTCCGCCTGTCCGCGCCCGCCGCCATACAG GTGACGGTGCGGGACGCGCTGAACCAGGCGCTGGATGAGGAGCTGGAGCGGGACGAGCGCGTCTTCCTGCTGGGCGAGGAGGTGGCACAGTACGATGGCGCCTACAAG ATCTCCAGGGGTCTCTGGAAGAAGTACGGCGACAAAAGGGTGATCGACACCCCGATATCTGAG ATGGGCTTTGCAGGAATCGCTGTCGGTGCTGCTATG GCAGGGTTGAGACCGGTGTGCGAATTCATGACGTTCAACTTCTCGATGCAAGCGATCGATCAGGTGATCAACTCTGCTGCCAAGACCTGCTACATGTCTGCCGGCTCCATCCCCGTGCCCATCGTGTTCCGCGGCCCCAACGGCGCCTCGGCGGGCGTGGCCGCGCAGCACTCGCAGTGCTTCGCCGCCTGGTACGGCCACTGCCCCGGCCTCAAAGTCGTCAGCCCCTGGAGCTCCGAGGATGCCAAAGGGCTGCTGAAAGCATCCATCCGGGATGACAATCCAG TTGTGGTGCTGGAAAGTGAATTACTCTATGGTGTTCCCTTTGAAATGTCTGAACAGGCACAGTCAAAGGAGTTTGTTGTTCCCATTGGGAAAGCTAAAATAGAAAAGCAAG GAACTCATGTTACATTAGTGGCACACTCGAGACCTGTTGGCCATTGTTTGGAAGCAGCTGCTGTACTTTCTAAAGAAGGTGTAGAGTGTGAG gTGATAAACCTGCGAACCATTCGGCCGATGGACATAGAGACGGTGGAAGCCAGCGTGGTCAAGACAAACCATCTGGTCACTGTAGAAGGAGGTTGGCCCCAGTTTGGAGTTGGAGCTGAAATCTGTGCCAGGATCATGGAAG GGCCTGCCTTTAACTACCTGGATGCTCCAGCTGTGCGTGTCACCGGTGCTGATGTCCCCATGCCTTATGCAAAAATCTTAGAGGATAACAGCATACCTCAAGTGAAGGATATAGTATTTGCAGTGAAAAAAGCTTTGAATATATAA
- the KCTD6 gene encoding BTB/POZ domain-containing protein KCTD6 has protein sequence MDNGDWGYMMTDPVTLNVGGHMYTTSLTTLTRYPDSMLGAMFRGDFPTARDSQGNYFIDRDGPLFRYVLNFLRTSELTLPLDFKEFDLLRKEADFYQIEPLIQCLNDPKPLYPVDTFEEVVELSSTRKLSKYSNPVAVIITQLTITTKVHALLEGISNHFTKWNKHMMDTRDCQVSFTFGPCDYHQEVSLRVHLMEYITKQGFTIRNTRVHHMSERANENTVEHNWTFCRLARKTDD, from the exons ATGGATAATGGAGACTGGGGATATATG ATGACTGATCCAGTCACGCTAAATGTGGGTGGACACATGTACACGACCTCCCTCACAACTCTAACGAGATATCCTGACTCAATGCTCGGGGCCATGTTCAGGGGAGACTTCCCCACTGCCAGGGACTCTCAGGGCAATTACTTTATTGACAGAGATGGACCACTTTTCCGTTATGTTCTTAACTTTTTAAGGACCTCAGAGCTCACTTTGCCACTGGACTTCAAGGAGTTTGACCTGCTCCGGAAGGAAGCAGACTTCTATCAGATTGAGCCCTTGATCCAGTGTCTCAATGACCCCAAGCCGCTGTATCCTGTGGATACCTTTGAGGAGGTGGTGGAGCTGTCCAGCACCCGCAAGCTTTCCAAGTACTCCAACCCGGTGGCTGTGATCATCACGCAGCTCACCATCACCACCAAGGTCCACGCGCTGCTGGAAGGCATTTCAAACCACTTCACCAAGTGGAACAAGCACATGATGGACACCAGGGACTGCCAGGTGTCCTTCACCTTCGGGCCGTGCGATTACCACCAGGAAGTGTCGCTGCGCGTGCATCTCATGGAGTACATCACCAAGCAGGGCTTCACCATCAGGAACACCCGCGTGCACCACATGAGCGAGCGTGCCAATGAGAACACAGTGGAGCACAACTGGACTTTCTGCAGACTGGCACGGAAAACAGATGACTGA